Proteins from a single region of Fusobacterium gonidiaformans ATCC 25563:
- a CDS encoding pyridoxal phosphate-dependent aminotransferase, producing the protein MDLHGGNIYRLQREGKEVLDYSSNINPLGVPQKFIDKAIQNFSSLSQYPDIDYIELREKIANYNQVSRENILVGNGATEILFLYIRALRPKKTLLVGPCFAEYARVLKTVGSEICLFPLKEEENFILNVEALISEIQKEDYDLVLLCNPNNPTGKFIPLEDFKKIVTVIEKKGIQLFVDEAFIEFVESWKEKTVALLKSKSVFILRALTKFFAIPGLRLGYGMTWNADLFSRMQEEKEPWSVNVFANLAGLTMLEDEEYIRKTEDWIREEKKYFHQELSKISEIKVYETETNFILLQLLSKEAREFQAAMIEKGILVRDASNFPFLNEYYIRLAVKDRISNNRVLKAIQEVLKKGEEV; encoded by the coding sequence ATGGATTTACATGGAGGTAATATTTATCGTTTACAACGAGAGGGAAAGGAAGTCTTAGATTATAGCTCAAATATCAATCCGCTCGGAGTCCCTCAAAAATTTATAGACAAAGCAATTCAAAATTTTTCTTCCCTTAGTCAATATCCGGATATTGATTATATTGAATTGCGAGAGAAGATAGCAAACTATAATCAAGTGAGTAGAGAAAATATTCTTGTAGGAAATGGAGCAACAGAAATCTTATTTTTGTATATAAGAGCATTACGCCCTAAAAAAACTTTGTTAGTAGGACCTTGTTTTGCAGAGTATGCCAGAGTTTTGAAAACAGTGGGAAGTGAAATTTGTCTTTTTCCATTGAAAGAGGAAGAAAATTTTATTTTGAATGTGGAAGCCTTAATTTCTGAAATACAAAAAGAAGATTATGACTTGGTGTTATTGTGCAATCCGAATAATCCAACAGGAAAATTTATTCCTTTGGAAGATTTTAAAAAAATTGTGACTGTAATTGAAAAAAAAGGAATCCAACTCTTTGTAGATGAAGCTTTTATAGAATTTGTGGAGAGCTGGAAAGAAAAAACAGTAGCTTTATTAAAATCAAAATCAGTATTTATTCTAAGAGCTTTGACAAAATTTTTTGCAATTCCAGGACTTCGTTTAGGATATGGAATGACTTGGAATGCAGATTTGTTTTCACGAATGCAGGAAGAAAAAGAGCCATGGTCCGTCAATGTTTTTGCGAATTTAGCAGGGCTTACTATGTTAGAAGATGAAGAATATATTAGAAAAACAGAAGATTGGATTAGAGAGGAAAAGAAATACTTTCATCAAGAATTATCAAAAATTTCAGAAATAAAGGTTTATGAAACGGAAACAAATTTTATTTTGTTACAATTGCTTTCCAAAGAAGCGAGAGAATTTCAAGCAGCTATGATAGAAAAAGGAATCTTAGTGAGAGATGCCTCTAATTTTCCGTTCTTAAACGAATATTATATAAGATTAGCTGTAAAAGATAGGATTTCTAATAATAGAGTCCTCAAAGCCATACAAGAAGTATTAAAAAAAGGAGAAGAAGTATGA
- the cbiB gene encoding adenosylcobinamide-phosphate synthase CbiB has translation MIFIFRYSFAYFLDLVFGDPYWFPHPVRFIGKWISSLEKILYRFSNKYYAGVFLWFATCAITFIISFYLAKNEYLEIFFLYTSLATKSLAMEGKKVIRLLEEGDLDKAKKELSYLVSRDTKEMDEQQISMSTLETIAENTVDGVISPMFYAFIGSHFHVLGVSLALPFAMTYKAINTLDSMVGYQTEQYNLFGRFSAKMDDIANWLPARLAGGIFIPLAAGILGFSAKKSYQIFQRDGNKHASPNSGQSEAAYAGALGVQFGGKIFYFGEAYEKQKIGDALFPFSVEIVRRGVKLLYGTSFCACILFILLGGLYHGFTWR, from the coding sequence ATGATATTTATCTTTCGTTATTCCTTTGCCTATTTTTTAGACTTGGTTTTTGGGGATCCTTATTGGTTTCCTCATCCAGTTCGTTTTATAGGGAAGTGGATTTCTAGTTTAGAAAAAATATTATATCGATTTTCAAATAAGTATTATGCTGGAGTGTTTTTATGGTTTGCTACTTGTGCTATCACATTTATTATTTCCTTTTATCTAGCAAAGAATGAATATTTGGAGATTTTCTTTCTCTATACCAGCTTAGCAACAAAAAGTTTAGCCATGGAAGGGAAAAAAGTGATTCGCCTTCTAGAAGAGGGAGACTTAGACAAGGCAAAAAAAGAATTATCTTATTTGGTGAGCCGAGACACGAAAGAGATGGATGAACAACAGATTAGTATGAGTACCCTAGAGACTATAGCAGAAAATACGGTAGATGGAGTGATTTCTCCAATGTTTTATGCTTTCATCGGGAGTCATTTTCATGTCTTAGGGGTATCTCTAGCCTTACCTTTTGCGATGACCTATAAGGCAATCAATACTTTAGACTCTATGGTCGGTTATCAAACAGAGCAATATAATTTGTTCGGTCGATTTTCTGCAAAAATGGATGATATTGCCAATTGGCTTCCTGCTCGTTTAGCAGGAGGAATTTTTATTCCACTAGCAGCAGGGATTTTAGGTTTTTCTGCAAAAAAATCGTATCAAATTTTTCAAAGAGATGGAAATAAGCATGCAAGTCCAAACTCCGGGCAGTCTGAGGCTGCTTATGCAGGAGCTCTAGGAGTACAGTTTGGAGGAAAAATTTTTTATTTTGGAGAAGCCTATGAAAAACAAAAAATAGGGGATGCTCTTTTTCCTTTTTCTGTTGAGATTGTTCGAAGAGGAGTGAAACTGCTTTATGGAACTTCTTTTTGTGCTTGCATTCTTTTTATTCTATTAGGGGGACTTTATCATGGATTTACATGGAGGTAA
- a CDS encoding cobyric acid synthase produces the protein MRKHRSLMVVGTASGVGKSATVTALCRIFQKDGYRVCPFKSQNMALNSYVTKDGKEMGRAQAVQAEAIGLEPQAWMNPILLKPSNDKKIQVIIEGKSFGNLTGLEYHKYKQNFIPRLQEIYHRIEKHYDISVIEGAGSPAEINMLEEDISNFGMARIADAPVLLVADIDKGGVFASIYGTIMLLEEKDRRRIKGIIINKFRGNVEVLKPGLEKIETLTGVPVLGVMPYSDFDLEEEDSLSEKYKKKNSKKISIRIGVVQLRHLSNMTDFDALRRLEEVDLHFISKVEEIEGEDIIILPGSKNTIEDYLEIEKKGIVRKLREEVKKGTMIIGICGGFQMLGSRIEDPYEIESEAGSVEACGFLEMNTILEKDKNLLQYQGSFQFGKDCLEIMNGVSVKGYEIHQGVSMSRMKDAMGEDRIISLAKGRVWGSYLHGIFDNTEFLNRLLEEFRQKKNLEGSLQDYQEYREEQWEKLEQLYRKHLDISRIYKIMDEFEKGQEKK, from the coding sequence ATGAGGAAGCATAGAAGTCTTATGGTAGTAGGAACAGCATCTGGAGTAGGAAAGAGCGCTACTGTAACAGCTCTCTGTCGTATTTTTCAAAAGGATGGATATCGTGTTTGTCCTTTTAAATCACAGAATATGGCATTGAACTCTTATGTGACAAAAGATGGAAAAGAAATGGGAAGAGCTCAGGCAGTACAGGCGGAAGCCATTGGATTAGAGCCACAAGCATGGATGAATCCTATCCTATTAAAACCAAGTAATGATAAAAAAATTCAAGTAATTATTGAAGGAAAATCTTTTGGAAATTTAACAGGGCTGGAGTACCATAAGTATAAACAAAATTTTATTCCAAGATTACAAGAAATTTATCATCGAATAGAGAAACATTATGATATATCAGTAATTGAAGGAGCAGGAAGTCCTGCGGAAATCAATATGCTGGAAGAAGATATTTCTAATTTCGGTATGGCTCGTATCGCCGATGCTCCTGTACTTTTGGTAGCAGATATTGACAAAGGAGGAGTTTTTGCTTCTATCTATGGAACGATTATGTTGTTGGAAGAAAAAGATAGAAGACGAATAAAAGGAATTATCATCAATAAATTTCGTGGAAATGTGGAAGTCTTAAAACCGGGATTAGAAAAGATTGAAACATTAACAGGAGTACCTGTATTGGGAGTCATGCCCTATTCTGATTTTGATTTAGAAGAGGAAGATAGCCTGAGTGAAAAATATAAAAAGAAAAACTCGAAAAAAATTAGTATTAGAATTGGAGTTGTTCAACTTCGGCACCTTTCTAATATGACAGATTTTGATGCTTTAAGAAGATTAGAAGAAGTTGATTTGCATTTTATTTCAAAAGTGGAAGAAATAGAAGGGGAAGATATTATTATTTTACCGGGATCTAAGAATACGATAGAAGATTATTTAGAAATAGAGAAAAAGGGAATCGTTCGTAAACTTCGAGAAGAGGTAAAAAAGGGCACGATGATTATTGGAATTTGTGGTGGATTTCAAATGTTAGGCTCCAGAATAGAAGATCCTTATGAGATAGAAAGTGAAGCAGGAAGCGTAGAAGCCTGTGGATTTCTAGAGATGAATACAATCTTAGAAAAAGATAAAAATTTACTACAATACCAAGGAAGTTTTCAATTTGGAAAAGATTGCTTGGAAATTATGAATGGTGTTTCTGTAAAAGGATATGAAATTCATCAAGGAGTGAGTATGTCCCGAATGAAGGATGCGATGGGAGAGGATAGAATTATCAGCTTAGCAAAAGGTAGAGTTTGGGGAAGTTATCTTCATGGTATTTTTGATAATACGGAATTTTTAAATAGACTTTTAGAAGAATTTCGTCAAAAAAAGAATTTAGAAGGTTCTTTGCAAGATTACCAAGAATATCGAGAAGAACAATGGGAAAAATTGGAACAGCTTTATAGAAAACATTTAGATATATCAAGAATTTATAAAATTATGGATGAATTTGAGAAAGGACAAGAGAAGAAATGA
- a CDS encoding ABC transporter permease, which translates to MRRYKYPKIIINSIYLLLWILPLFWFVRDFWVMEEIQNSLDRSLWRTVVFTWKQSIYSSCLAFIVAIIPARYLAYHKNLLSKILESLLFIPFFFPVLSTIGIFSIVFNLPWIEKFSILYSMKAILIAHVFYNSPIFVKYIGESLRRIPKEIEESMILDGASSWKIFWKGQLPLMMPQVFKAFILCFTYCFLSFAILLSLGGIQYQSLEVEIASTLQGDFNFSKAMIYGLLQFLMLLSVNSLGILLPDYELKGSGYSKKMPYYTFLFSALYALFECGIVLASIVASFYNYFTGEFSLRAYQIIFSSSFQEEYPIWRSLGNSFLVAGIAALGTVMIVYFLLRNYSRIIELLIFSNLGISGAFFAMTLYYIYVLYEVPFTLLLVFAYFMTGIPLAYSFLYQNVKNFPKDLQEMALLDGTSHWTYFWKIQFPILRPLFLLSFLQSFAIFLGEFTLAYTMQLGDIFPVVSLVNYSLLVDKKYLESSALSAVLLLLILLLFFLGECLKVRGEVHEEA; encoded by the coding sequence ATGAGACGATATAAATACCCAAAAATAATAATCAACAGTATATATTTACTTTTGTGGATTTTACCTTTGTTTTGGTTTGTCCGAGATTTTTGGGTTATGGAAGAGATACAAAATAGTTTGGATAGAAGTCTTTGGAGGACTGTTGTATTCACTTGGAAACAAAGTATCTATTCTAGCTGTTTGGCCTTTATCGTGGCAATTATTCCAGCGAGATATCTAGCGTACCATAAAAATTTATTAAGTAAAATTTTGGAAAGTTTATTATTTATTCCCTTTTTTTTTCCGGTATTATCAACAATAGGAATTTTTTCCATTGTATTTAATTTACCTTGGATTGAAAAATTTTCTATTTTATATAGTATGAAAGCAATTTTAATAGCTCATGTATTTTATAATTCTCCTATTTTTGTAAAATATATCGGGGAATCTTTACGAAGAATCCCAAAAGAAATCGAAGAGTCTATGATCTTAGATGGGGCAAGTTCTTGGAAAATTTTTTGGAAGGGGCAGTTACCTCTTATGATGCCTCAAGTATTTAAAGCTTTTATTTTATGTTTTACTTATTGTTTTTTAAGTTTTGCTATTTTATTATCCTTGGGAGGAATTCAATATCAAAGTTTAGAAGTCGAAATTGCTTCCACTTTACAAGGAGATTTTAATTTTTCGAAAGCTATGATTTATGGACTATTACAATTTTTGATGTTACTTTCTGTAAATTCTTTAGGAATACTCCTTCCAGATTATGAGCTAAAAGGAAGTGGATATTCTAAGAAAATGCCATATTATACTTTTCTATTTTCTGCTCTATATGCTCTATTTGAGTGTGGAATTGTTTTGGCTTCCATTGTGGCATCTTTTTATAATTATTTTACAGGGGAATTTAGTCTCCGAGCTTATCAAATTATTTTTAGTTCCTCTTTTCAAGAAGAATATCCTATTTGGCGAAGTTTGGGAAATTCTTTTTTGGTAGCAGGAATTGCCGCTCTGGGAACCGTTATGATTGTTTATTTTTTACTTAGAAATTATAGTAGAATAATAGAATTACTTATCTTTTCTAACTTAGGAATATCTGGAGCTTTTTTTGCAATGACTCTTTATTATATTTATGTCTTATATGAAGTTCCATTTACACTATTATTAGTGTTTGCTTATTTCATGACAGGGATTCCTTTAGCATATTCTTTTTTATATCAGAACGTGAAAAACTTTCCAAAAGACTTACAAGAAATGGCTTTATTGGATGGGACTTCTCATTGGACCTATTTTTGGAAAATACAATTTCCAATTTTAAGACCTCTTTTTTTATTGAGTTTTTTACAAAGTTTTGCTATTTTTTTGGGAGAGTTTACATTAGCCTATACAATGCAACTAGGAGATATTTTTCCTGTGGTATCTTTAGTAAATTATTCTTTACTTGTAGATAAAAAATATTTAGAAAGTTCAGCTTTGAGTGCAGTATTGTTATTACTTATTTTATTGTTATTTTTCTTAGGGGAATGTTTGAAAGTAAGAGGAGAAGTACATGAGGAAGCATAG
- a CDS encoding DNA polymerase III subunit delta, which produces MFYFFYGNQSLLELELKKRREEYSQKNYIIHSFDFSNQEEEIFLQELSMNSMFAETKCFLVKRVEHFKGNQLSNLLKGMSLFDLSKKEIFFFYAEKEIGKTVEKELTKLGTEITIFTEEEQEKNLKHYLEKKLSLSSYDAEKLLEMLGKNFHKIEQESNKILQFLDGESFSFEKVFPILSIEKEYNIFSIIDQFLEQESPQILLEYLQQNKNDISVILYNLAESVFLIAKISSLIEQDQIDDRVSYTNFKTSFSKIQQYFRGKGNRILYPYPVYLKIKIAKKHPISFWLKKLNEILLCEYQFKSGFMDIQMSVEQFILGFYPFSLSIPQDK; this is translated from the coding sequence ATGTTTTATTTTTTTTATGGAAATCAAAGTCTTTTAGAATTAGAATTAAAAAAAAGGAGAGAAGAATATTCACAAAAAAATTATATCATTCATTCTTTTGATTTCAGTAATCAAGAGGAAGAAATCTTCTTACAAGAACTCTCTATGAACTCTATGTTTGCTGAAACAAAATGTTTCTTAGTAAAACGAGTAGAACATTTTAAAGGGAATCAGCTCTCTAACTTATTAAAAGGAATGAGTCTGTTTGATTTATCTAAAAAAGAAATTTTCTTTTTTTATGCTGAAAAAGAAATTGGAAAAACAGTAGAAAAAGAACTCACAAAACTTGGTACAGAAATAACAATCTTTACCGAAGAAGAACAAGAAAAAAATTTGAAACATTATTTAGAAAAGAAACTCTCTTTATCTTCCTACGATGCAGAAAAATTATTAGAGATGCTTGGAAAAAATTTTCATAAAATCGAACAAGAAAGTAATAAAATTCTCCAATTTTTAGATGGAGAATCATTCTCCTTTGAAAAGGTCTTTCCCATTTTAAGTATCGAAAAAGAATATAATATTTTTAGCATCATCGATCAATTTTTAGAACAAGAAAGCCCTCAAATTTTATTAGAATATCTACAACAAAATAAGAATGATATTTCTGTTATCTTGTATAATTTAGCAGAATCTGTATTTCTCATCGCAAAAATTTCTTCTCTAATAGAGCAGGATCAAATCGATGATAGAGTTTCTTATACGAATTTTAAAACCTCTTTTTCTAAGATTCAACAATATTTTCGTGGAAAAGGAAATCGTATCTTGTATCCTTATCCAGTCTATTTAAAAATAAAAATAGCCAAAAAGCATCCGATATCTTTTTGGCTAAAAAAACTTAATGAAATTTTACTCTGCGAATACCAATTCAAAAGTGGATTTATGGATATTCAAATGAGTGTAGAACAATTTATTCTTGGATTTTACCCATTCTCTTTAAGTATTCCCCAAGATAAATAA
- a CDS encoding queuosine precursor transporter, whose product MQNEILWAIMLLCNFLCIMAIYYRFGKIGLFAWVPVATILANIQVVMLVRLFGMEVTLGNILYAGGYLVTDILAENYGKEEAKKAVYLGFFSMIAMTIIMQVAIHFTPSSAGIELFDGVKGVFALMPRLAIASLLAYLISQQHDIWAYEFWRHRFQDRKYIWIRNNASTMVSQLLDSFIFTVVAFYGVFPLPVLWEVFIGTYLIKFLVAICDTPFIYLGEYLKRMGKIQE is encoded by the coding sequence ATGCAAAATGAAATTTTGTGGGCGATTATGTTGCTATGTAATTTTCTATGTATCATGGCAATTTATTATCGCTTTGGAAAAATAGGTTTGTTTGCTTGGGTACCAGTGGCTACTATTTTAGCAAACATTCAAGTTGTGATGTTGGTAAGATTATTTGGAATGGAAGTTACCCTAGGAAATATTTTGTATGCAGGGGGATATCTAGTCACAGATATTTTAGCTGAAAATTATGGAAAAGAAGAGGCAAAAAAAGCAGTATATCTAGGATTTTTTAGTATGATAGCTATGACTATCATCATGCAAGTTGCTATCCACTTTACTCCATCTTCTGCCGGAATAGAATTGTTTGATGGAGTAAAAGGAGTTTTTGCTTTAATGCCAAGATTGGCAATTGCTTCTCTGCTAGCATATTTAATCTCACAACAACATGACATTTGGGCCTATGAATTTTGGAGACATCGTTTTCAAGATAGAAAGTATATCTGGATACGAAATAATGCCAGTACTATGGTAAGTCAACTTTTAGATAGCTTTATTTTTACCGTTGTTGCTTTTTATGGAGTATTTCCATTACCGGTTTTATGGGAAGTTTTTATAGGCACATATTTGATTAAGTTTCTAGTGGCTATTTGTGATACTCCGTTTATTTATCTTGGGGAATACTTAAAGAGAATGGGTAAAATCCAAGAATAA
- a CDS encoding FtsW/RodA/SpoVE family cell cycle protein, whose amino-acid sequence MKRKETVHENIYDKYQKLHESGEELEKQVSRNKRSSALLMILFIILSLSIANMFSVSLGLRNDQLGLVKKHTLMIFIGLFLCFVLSKISYKTFQKSFAKKALYIIPPLIFIGMMLAPSSIVPVRNGARAWIQLGGFAIQPAELFKVSYIILLSGVLARIEDENSLKDYTLIGLVGGFIFLPYAVFIHFQNDLGAIIHYALITGYLFVLSNVSIKIIRLWSLIGGVAIVSAFSLIYKLGADNLSGYKLKRIYSFLDGLFTGNYSPEFGYQVRQALIGFGSGGFLGKGFANGIQKYSYVPETATDFISVTFGEEFGLLGMFILLSFYLILYWIICTISKECQDSFGKYLSAGIGAYLIIQVFINIGVAIGILPVFGLTLPLFSNGGSSIFAILSALGICLNINKTSHLFEKKKKK is encoded by the coding sequence ATGAAAAGAAAAGAGACTGTTCATGAAAATATTTATGACAAATATCAAAAACTACATGAGTCCGGAGAAGAATTAGAAAAACAAGTCAGTAGAAATAAAAGATCTTCTGCCTTACTTATGATTTTATTTATTATTTTGAGCTTGAGTATCGCCAATATGTTTAGTGTTAGTTTAGGCTTACGGAATGATCAATTAGGTCTAGTAAAAAAACATACTCTTATGATTTTTATTGGACTTTTTTTGTGTTTTGTCTTAAGTAAAATTTCTTATAAAACTTTTCAAAAATCTTTTGCGAAAAAAGCCTTATATATCATTCCTCCTCTTATCTTTATAGGAATGATGCTTGCTCCCTCCAGTATTGTACCTGTTAGAAATGGAGCAAGGGCTTGGATTCAACTAGGAGGTTTTGCTATTCAACCGGCGGAGCTTTTTAAAGTTAGTTACATTATTCTATTATCTGGTGTATTAGCCAGAATCGAAGATGAAAATTCTCTGAAAGATTATACTTTAATTGGACTTGTAGGAGGTTTTATTTTTCTTCCTTATGCTGTTTTTATTCATTTTCAAAATGACTTAGGAGCTATTATTCACTATGCTTTAATTACAGGGTATCTTTTCGTTTTGAGTAATGTTTCTATTAAAATCATTCGTCTTTGGAGTCTCATTGGAGGAGTCGCTATCGTATCCGCTTTCTCTCTTATCTATAAATTAGGTGCAGATAATCTTTCCGGATATAAGTTAAAAAGAATTTATAGTTTCTTGGATGGTTTATTTACCGGAAATTATAGCCCGGAATTTGGTTATCAAGTGCGACAAGCCTTGATTGGTTTTGGTAGTGGAGGATTTTTAGGAAAAGGTTTTGCAAATGGAATTCAAAAATATAGTTATGTACCTGAAACAGCAACCGATTTTATCTCCGTTACTTTTGGAGAAGAATTTGGATTGTTAGGAATGTTTATCCTTCTTTCCTTTTATTTGATTCTTTATTGGATTATTTGTACCATCTCCAAAGAATGTCAGGATAGCTTTGGAAAGTATTTATCTGCCGGAATCGGTGCCTATCTTATTATTCAAGTATTCATCAATATTGGAGTAGCTATTGGAATTCTTCCAGTTTTTGGATTAACCCTACCTCTTTTTAGTAATGGTGGAAGTTCTATTTTTGCAATTTTAAGTGCTTTAGGAATTTGTTTAAACATCAATAAAACAAGTCATTTATTTGAAAAAAAGAAAAAGAAATGA
- a CDS encoding DUF896 domain-containing protein: MEMKDIIEKVNYYSRLSKKRALTAEEEADRAIWRKRYLEKLTSQVRKHLDSIQIVDEKEQNKIQ; this comes from the coding sequence ATGGAAATGAAAGATATTATTGAAAAAGTAAACTACTATTCTCGTCTGTCTAAAAAACGAGCTTTGACAGCGGAGGAAGAAGCAGATAGAGCAATTTGGAGAAAACGATACTTAGAAAAATTAACCTCTCAAGTTCGAAAACATTTAGACTCTATCCAAATTGTAGATGAAAAAGAACAGAATAAAATACAATAG
- the asnS gene encoding asparagine--tRNA ligase, with the protein MTTVKSIFRNKGTYIDKEVKLGAWVRKIRSQKNFGFLEINDGSFFYGIQVVFDTSLENFDEISRLSIASSVIVEGTLVKSEGAGQEFEIKASKVEVCQKADLDYPLQNKRHSFEFLRTKSHLRARTNTFSAVFRVRSAAAYAIHKFFQEQNFVYVHTPIITSSDAEGAGEMFRITTLDLNNVPKNEDGSINFQKDFFGKSTNLTVSGQLNGETYCAAFRNIYTFGPTFRAEYSNTARHASEFWMIEPEMAFADLEVNMDIAEKMVKYIIRYVMETCPEEMNFFNQFIEKGLFDKLNNVLNNDFGRLTYTEAIDILEKSGKKFEYPVKWGIDLQSEHERYLAEEHFKKPVFLVDYPKDIKAFYMKLNEDGKTVRAMDLLAPQIGEIIGGSQREDNLEILETRMNELGMDKEDYSFYLDLRKYGSFPHSGYGLGFERMIMYLTGMANIRDVIPFPRTPNNIEF; encoded by the coding sequence ATGACGACAGTAAAATCTATTTTTAGAAACAAAGGAACATATATCGACAAGGAAGTAAAACTGGGAGCTTGGGTTCGAAAAATTCGTTCTCAAAAGAATTTTGGTTTCTTAGAAATCAATGATGGATCTTTTTTTTATGGAATCCAAGTAGTTTTTGATACTTCTTTAGAAAATTTTGATGAAATATCAAGACTATCGATTGCATCTTCTGTGATAGTAGAAGGTACTTTAGTAAAATCTGAAGGAGCTGGACAAGAGTTTGAAATCAAAGCAAGCAAAGTAGAAGTATGTCAAAAAGCAGACTTAGATTATCCTTTACAAAATAAACGACATAGTTTTGAATTTTTAAGAACCAAATCTCATTTACGAGCTAGAACGAATACTTTCTCAGCTGTTTTTAGAGTGCGATCTGCAGCAGCCTATGCAATTCATAAATTTTTCCAAGAACAAAACTTTGTCTATGTACACACTCCAATTATTACAAGCTCTGATGCGGAAGGAGCTGGAGAAATGTTCCGTATCACAACTTTGGACTTAAATAATGTCCCTAAAAACGAGGATGGAAGTATCAATTTCCAAAAAGATTTCTTTGGCAAATCCACCAACCTAACGGTAAGTGGACAATTAAATGGGGAAACTTATTGTGCAGCATTCCGAAATATTTATACTTTCGGACCGACTTTCCGTGCTGAGTATTCCAATACAGCAAGACACGCTTCTGAATTCTGGATGATCGAACCGGAAATGGCCTTTGCCGATTTAGAAGTCAATATGGACATTGCAGAAAAAATGGTGAAATATATCATTCGTTATGTGATGGAAACTTGTCCGGAAGAAATGAACTTCTTCAATCAATTCATTGAAAAAGGACTATTTGATAAATTAAACAATGTACTGAACAATGATTTTGGTCGATTAACTTATACGGAAGCGATTGATATTTTAGAAAAATCCGGGAAGAAATTTGAATATCCTGTAAAGTGGGGAATTGACCTACAAAGTGAACATGAAAGATACTTAGCAGAAGAACACTTCAAGAAACCTGTATTCTTAGTGGATTATCCAAAAGATATTAAAGCTTTCTATATGAAACTGAATGAAGATGGAAAAACAGTACGAGCGATGGATTTACTAGCTCCACAAATCGGAGAAATTATCGGTGGATCACAAAGAGAAGATAATCTTGAAATTTTAGAAACTAGAATGAATGAATTGGGAATGGACAAAGAAGATTATTCTTTCTATCTTGATTTAAGAAAATATGGAAGTTTCCCTCATTCAGGATATGGTCTTGGCTTTGAAAGAATGATTATGTATCTAACAGGAATGGCAAATATTCGTGACGTTATTCCTTTCCCAAGAACACCTAACAATATCGAATTCTAG
- the rnmV gene encoding ribonuclease M5, with translation MKPKIQEIIIVEGRDDISAVKAAVDAEIIQVNGFAIRKKGNIDKIKKAYEKKGIILLTDPDYAGNEIRSFLQKHFPKAKNAYISRSEGKKGDDIGVENAKPEAILRALELAKCNIEKQENAYSIQFLYDLELVGHPRSTKYREIFTSILGIGYSNGKQLLSKLNRYGFSEEEILKAHQKMKEEYEK, from the coding sequence ATGAAACCAAAAATTCAAGAAATTATCATTGTAGAAGGTAGAGATGATATTTCTGCAGTGAAAGCAGCAGTTGATGCTGAAATTATTCAGGTCAACGGTTTTGCAATTCGTAAAAAAGGCAACATTGACAAAATAAAAAAAGCTTATGAAAAGAAAGGAATTATTTTATTAACAGATCCGGATTATGCAGGAAATGAAATTCGTTCTTTTTTACAAAAGCATTTTCCAAAAGCAAAAAACGCTTATATCAGTCGCTCTGAAGGAAAAAAAGGAGATGATATCGGTGTTGAAAATGCCAAACCGGAGGCTATACTGCGAGCTTTAGAACTAGCAAAATGTAATATAGAAAAACAAGAAAATGCTTATTCCATTCAGTTTCTATATGATTTAGAATTAGTAGGTCATCCACGATCTACAAAATATCGAGAAATTTTTACTTCCATTTTAGGTATTGGATATTCCAACGGAAAACAATTACTCTCCAAATTAAACCGCTACGGTTTTTCGGAAGAAGAAATTTTAAAGGCTCATCAAAAAATGAAGGAGGAATATGAAAAATAA